In the genome of Cervus elaphus chromosome 5, mCerEla1.1, whole genome shotgun sequence, the window acacgcaaattcgtgaagcgttccatatttttaaacaaaaaaaaaaaagaaaaaaaaaaaaaaaaaagaaatgatattttcagttcagttcagtcgctcagtcgtgtccgactctttgcgaccccatgaatcgcaaccccatgaatcgagttggtgatagcaaacaccctcttccaacaacacaagagaagactctacacatggacatcaccagatggtcaacaccaaaatcagattgattatattatttgcagccaaagatggagaagctctatacagtcagcaagaacaagaccaggagctgactgtggctcagatcatgaactccttattgccaaattcagatttaaactgaagaaagtagggaaaaccactagaccattcaggtatgacctaaatcaaatcccttatgactatacagtggaagtgagaaatagatttaagggactagatctgatagagagcctgatgaactatggacagaggttcatgacattgtacaggggacagggatcaagaccatccccatggaaaagaaatgcaaaaaggcaaaatggttaaaaaaaaaaaaaaaaggcaaaatcgttgtctgaggaggccttacaaatagctgtgaaaacaagagaagcgaaaagcaaaggagaaaaggaaagatattcccatttgaatgcagagttccaaagaatagccaggaaagataagaaagccttcctcagcgatcaatgcaaagaaatagaggaaaacaacagaatgggaaagactagagatctcttcaagaaaattagagataccaagggaacatttcaggcaaagatgggttcgataaaggacagaaatggtatggacctaacagaagcagaagatattaagaagaggtggcgagaatacacagaagaacagtacaaaaaagatcttcacgacccagataatcacaatggtgtgatcactcacctagagccagacatcctggattgtgaaatcaagtgggccttagaaagcatcactatgaacaaagctggcagatgtgatggaattccagttgagctatttcaaatcctgaaagaggatgctgtgaaagtgctgcactcaatatgccagcaaatttggaaaactcagcagtggccacaggactggaaaaggtcagttttcatgccaatccctaagaaaggcaatcccaaagagtgctcaaactaccgcacaattgcactcatctcacacgctagtaaagtaatgctcaaaattctccaagccaggcttcagcaatacatgaaccaagaacttccagatgttcaagctggttttagaaaaggcagaggaaccagagatcaaattgccaatacccgatggatcattgaaaaagcaagagagttccagaaaaacatctatttctgctctattgactacgccaaagccttcgactatgtggatcacaataaactgtggaaaattctgaaagagatgggaatgccagaccacctgacctgcctcttgagaaacctgtatgcaggtcaggaagcaacagttagaactggacatggaacaacagactggtcccaaataggaaaaggagtacatcaaggctgtatattgtcaccctgcttatttaacttatatgcatagtacatcatgagaaacactgggctggaagaagcacaagctggaatcaagattgccgggagaaatatcaataacctcagatatgcagatgacgtcacccttatggcagaaagtgaagaggaactaaaaagcctcttgatgaaagtgaaagaggagggtgaaaaagttggcttaaagcttaacattcagaaaactaagatcatggcatctggtcccatcacttcatgggaaatagatggggagacagtggaaacagtgtcagactttattttggggggctccaaaatcactgcagatggtgactgcagccatgaaattaaaagacgcttactccttggaaggaaagttatgaccaacctagacagcatattaaaaagcagagacattactttgccaataaaggttcttctgatcaaggctatggtttttccagtggtcatgtatggatgtgagagttgggactgtgaagaaagctgagcgccgaaaaattgatgctttagacaTCTGGGGTTTTTTGGTAGGGGGTGGGAGATGTGCCTCAGGATTTACAAGATCTCTGAGGAGAGATGGAATACCTGCCTTGTCTTTGAAAGCATGGAGCtctaaccactgaccaccagagAATTTCTGAAATATCTTGAGTTAAAGAACATATTAAACTTAATTTcagtgcttgcttcggcagcacatatactaaaattggaacaatacagaaaagattagcatggcccctgcacaaggatgacatgcaaatttgtgaagcattccatattttttaaggaacacatgtaaatccatggatgattcatgtcaatgtatggcaaaaaccactacaatattgtaaagtaattagcctccaactaataaaaataaatggaaaaaaataaacttaatttcacttctctttatttatttatttatatatgcctaagaatatttaaatttacCTGCAGGAGGGAactacctggtggtccagtggttaggcatCAGTGCTTTCATGCAAGagtccaggttccatccttggttggagaactgagattCCAAAGGCCACAAAGTggccaaagtaaaaaaaaaagttatgtgtgTGACTCACTTATTTCTTGAAAGCACTGTTTTAGATGGAAGTGCTGAGAGGCTAAGCATCTTGACTAATGTGAAAAGAAGTAAGGATTTGCATTCAAGCATCCTGCTAACCACTGGGGCCTCAGGTTTTTTTAAACCGGGGGTACTGATATTTTAACTGTGGATGATAAGAATGCCTCTCCGATGAGCAATCTATCCGTGGAAATGCAAGCACATGGGAAAGTCTCAATGAGAACACCCTAGGGAAAGTcatttcttgcctgtaaaatagaaatgattCCATTTGACAGTCTTGCAAACTATCTATATCTACTCAACCTGAGCCTTCTTGTTTCATATCCCCCTCCCCCTGGTCTTGTATTTTTGCTGGCTGCCAAGTGGCTTTGACACCCCAGATGCTCACATGGAATAGATATACATGTAGATTTGGACACGGACACATAGAATGTAGGTATATTCACAAATATACAGCCACTAGTGCTGTACTTTCACCTTGATGGGAAACCTTTCGTTTGCTGGTCCATTCTCAGCACCTATGGTAGTGCTCTGAATGTACTTGATTTTTGATGAATATGTGTTGAATGACTGGGATGAGGGTCCAATGAGACAATGTATACTGTGCTTAGCCTGGGTCTGACAAAGTCTTCAAATTTCTGAATCAGAAATTTTGAAAGGAGGCCCCAGCTCTGTGTTTATCAAGTCCTCCAGATGATTCTGACAAACTCCCCAATATAAGTGTGCACCCATTTGTGTGGGCCAAACAACATGGGTGACTTGACagaaatatatgacatcaagaaGCTGAATCAGgcacttcctggtggtccagtggttaagtatccgcctcccaatgtaggggacacaagttcgatccctggtgtggAGCTAAGATTCCCCCATGCAACGAGGCAACTAAGTCTGAGTGCTGtggagcctgtgtgtcacaactaagattGGATACAGCCAGATaagtaaatacagttttaaaaagctgaatCAAACATATAAGGTCTCTGGAGATCAGCCCCTTTGTTAAAGCTCTAAAGAGTCCCTCAGCTCGGATAACTGACCGACAGCGAGTTCCCCACACAGCGTAAGCCTGGCTCTCTCCCCTCAGCTCACCTCCCTGTCTCTCTGGTGAGCTTGTTCCTCCCATCTGGCAGCTGTTGCTCCCCGGGCACTGTCACCCTCTTGGGGCTCTGGctgctgttgcttcctgatcacCCAAGGCCCTCCTGAGGCCAAGGTCTCCCCTAGTGCCAGTCTCCTGTGCAGATGGAATCTGGAATCTGTCCCCGtgtggatctgtctcctaagacaCCACAACCTGCTGCACCTGCCTCTTCACAGCCTTCTccaccctccagcctcctcccacctctgcctTCCCAGCACCAGCTATTAGGCCCTCAGTAAAAGCATAAGAAATGTCACTGAAATCAGATTTCCTGCTCAGAAAATGTTCATTTACATCTGATCTTACCTCCACAAAAACAACTTGAAAAGGGTGGCTTTTCCACTCCCTCTGTACATTCAAGCTGTAGTGAAGGTACTGTCTGAAAGGAAGACTCCAGGGGAATTCCCTTGTGGttagttcagtggttaggactccaagctttcactgccaagggcaagggttcaatacctggtagtggatctaagatcccacgagCTGGGTGGCACggccagaaaaagaaacaaacaaaaagaccccagaaggaaggaaaggaacctGTCCAACTTTACTCTGCCCCTCTGCTTCAGGTTTAGGCAGTGACAGACCCATCCACCAGGGGGCAGCATCTGCGCCttttctgccctggcctgggctcTGGAACTTGGTTTAGGATGAGCTGCTTCTGAATGGGCCCCTGGTAGGAGCAAGGGGTCTTTAAAGGCCCCTTcctctcagtttttcttttttcttttcacactCATTCTAAGTAGTAGGTtgtgttttccccattttattcttgtttttttggccatggaaTCTTTTTTCTCCAGCCAGGGATGTAACCGTGCTCTGTGCAGTGGAAAACACAGTTGTAACCAGTGGacacccagggaattccctctttgTGTTATTCCTGAGGAAGaaaagctgggatttgaaataCGTGTCTTTGTGATTTCCAGTCTGAAGCCGCTCCGggacctcctctcccctcccatccctcctcctGCAGACTCCTCTCCTCCCTTCAGTTGTGCACTCAGGTACTCGGTTGGGATGCAGTGGACACAAGGATGTCCTCAGCTGCTTCCTAGGTTAACTTCACCCATCCTGTACCCTCCCCTACTCCAAAGCCTGAGCTGTCCTGAGGAAAGGGACCTGGAGTCTCTAAGCGCCTCATTACATGCtgaggaaatcaacgctcctagGGGAAAGTGGTTTTCTAAGTCAGCCTACTTGTCAGGACAGGAGTCATGATGACTCTCAGCCCAGGgttcagcccaccaggccttgAGGGGGGCCCTATCCCTCCAGTGTCATCCCTCACATGGTCTCTGTTTTTCTCCTCTAAGAAATCCCTCTTCCCCAAGGCCTGAGGGTTCAGGATTACCCAGACCTTGCCTGTAAGTGCAGGGTTTTATAGGTATCCCTCCCAAGCCCCAGGTCTCAGGGACCCCAGACCAGGAAACGCCCAGCTAAGGCCGGGTGCTTGGTTCCCACACTCAAGGAAACCCTTGAGTACATTTAGTCAATCCATCATGTAGTCAGGAATCATGGAGGGTTTCATGAATGCCTACTGTGTGGCAGGCACAGCGCTGGGCGCTGCGGAGCTGTGACTGAGAAGAACCAGCTTCTGGGCTCAGCGCTTAGTCTGGTGGGGAGACAGCTCTGAGGAAGAATCTCCACTCAGCAGCTGAATCTGACCTGGGTCAGGAGCCAATGGGAGGAAGCAGGTAGGTCCCAGCTAGTCTGTCCTTCTGTTGGGAATGCTTCCTTGTCTCCTGGCCACTTAAACTTGCCTCTGATGTCACCACTGAAGAGGCCTTCATGAGCAGCCCCCTCCTTCGTGTAAAGTAGCTCTCCCCCCAGTCACTCTCCAGCACATTTCCCTGTTTATTTTCCTCGATGGCTTATGTCACTATCTGAAATGACGCTCTAGAGTCACTGTCTGCCTCTCCCTACTCCTCATTATAATGTCCACTCTATGAGGGCAGGTCCTTATCCATTTCACTGCGGCCTTCAGATTGGCAGGCACTCCATCCATGAATGCTCAAAGTAAGAATGTTCTTGAGCATTGTGAATCCTCCAATGTACTAGGACCTGGGCTGTGGTCTTGTGGAGAGAAAGGGCTGAAGAACTGAGGCTGCCAGTATCAACAATGGTGGCTAATGGAGGAAGgctccctgggccccaggctgGTTGTGGAAATGGGAACTGGAGTTCCCATTTTAAAGGAGACTGGACTGGTATAGACCCTCAGACTGGTGTTGCCCTGACAAACTGGGCCCCTTTCTTCACCCCCACCTtgccccacctcctccttcccaTTTGTTCATCAACACCTTTCTGGGCAAAGGCAAAGGATGAAGGGTGGGGTGAGACTGCCAGTTTCAACTCCCTTATCAGATAATCAAGTTATAATTTCCCTCCTGTGTGAGGCCCAGGAGATGTAGGAGAAATGTCAAAGAAGTTTCAAAGATTGTGGAAGAAACACAAAACAATGTGTCTGTTTTCAGTTTCCATGTGTTCTCTTTTCCTGggttctctgtttctctttgtgtttttggTTTCACAACCATTTTATCCAAGCCAAGTTTGGCCAATTTTTAGCTaagtgatcttggacaagttgcTTCACCTTTCTGTGGCTTGCTGTCCTCTTTTAAGAGTAACTATACTTACTATATGGTATGAGttgtatatttaaaaaggagaagtattggggattccctggttgtccagtggttaggactctgcactttcgtTGCTGAGGGTGAGGGTTCTATCCCTCCCTGGTCATAGAATTAAGTTCTTGCAAGCTTGaaggccaaaaataattttttttttaaaagaaaggaaagaataaaaggaaaagtatGCAAAGTTCCTTGACCACAGCTTAGCATACAGTGTCTACTTAAATGGGCCAATCATTCCCAACCTTCTGGTCTGTGCTGTCTTCCCCTCTGCTAACTCAGTTCCTTCCCTGTTCCTTAGCTCCTGTTGCATCCTGCCAGCCCCCAACATGGGGGGTGTAACAAGCTAATTACTTAAGGTCTTGATCTCTTAAGGGATTTGGGGAAGCTCCCTGCATAGTTAAGGGAAACCAGGTGGCTGGTTTGTagcaggaaggggaagaggaggtggcaaggcAGGCTGGTGCTAAACAGATGGGAGCTGGTGGGTAGGGAGGGCTAAGCCCTCCGGACTGGCAAtggcttccctctccttttctttttctttcttcctcttttttttttttttttttttgtgatcttTGCTTCATcagcttttagttgtggcatgcaaactctaaGTCACAAGATGTGGGATCTagccatgaccagggatcaaacccgggcacCCTGTGttggagggcagagtcttagccactggaccaccagggaagtccccaccctcCTCTTTTCTAATCACCCTTACAGACAGTTTTCTAAAAAGTTAATACTGTGATGCATAATAAATGCAGGAATCCGGCTTCCttgtaaaaatggaaatagtataGTTAAAATTTGCTTCTCCTTTGATCCCCTTCTCCACAGTCAGTTTTACCTTTCTCCCTGTAGGTAATCACTGTTAGCCCTTGGTCACACTGCTCCTTTGTGACATCTCCTCTTCAGTGCTGCCCAGATTAAATCAGGCTATAGTGACTGGGGAGATGTCACACAGTGCTGTCCACCTCCCAGCCAGTCCTACACAGGACTCATTAATTTCTGGAAACCTTTCCAGGAGCTTCTAGTTGacactttctctccctcctctgaagtcctgctgctgctaagtcacttcagtcgtgtccgactctgtgcgaccccatagacggcagcccaccaggctcccccgtccctgggattctccaggcaagaacactggagtgggttgccatttccctctccaatgcatgaaagtgaaaagtgaaagtgaagtcgctcagtcctgtccaactcttagcgatgtcatggactgcagcctaccaggctcctctgttcatgggattttccaggcaagaatactggagtggggtgccattgccttctccgtctgaaGTCCCACACATGCTTATCTCACAATTTACAGAGTCCCAGTGTTCCCTGTCAGTGACCAGTCTTGTCTCCCTTGCTAGAGTAGAAGCCCTCTGAAGCCACACATTTGTGGTTTGCACATTCGCTATGTCTTCATAGTTTCTTTGGCTCATGCAGTGCAAACTGTATGAATGAAGTCAGTAAACACTCTGTGAAGTGAAGAATTCTGCCTTTATTGATTTGAACAAGGTGGGGTCTGTTATGGCAGGCACTCTGACCAGAAACTGGGGGAATTCTGCTAATAATCTCCCTGACTAGAGAGACTGCATAGGTAAGTGGTGAGGGGCTGAGGCACTGGATTCAGACGTATCCTTGCTCAGCCATTTACTAGCTACGTGTGGCGTtgggggctttctaggtggcccactggtaaagaatctgcttgccaatgcagaagactcaggagacgagggttccatccctgggttgagaatatcccctagagaaggaaatggcaactcactccagtattcttgtctggaaaattccatagacagagaagcctggcaggccacagtccatggggtggcaaagagttggacttgactgagcacacacgctcgACATTAGACAAGTCATTGAGCCCTTCAGAGCTTTCTTCACCTGTGTAGCGAGACCACACCAGTTCCTACCTCCTGGGCTGTTATGAGGATCAATAGGGGTAATAGGTTTAGACTACTTTATGGGGTTCCAGGTTCACACAGGTTAGAACATTGAATTAGGAAAGATAAAGGAGGAAGACTTGTCAACATCTCTCGAGTAGACCCTGGCAGAGGAAGCGCACACGTAGGGTGAATATCTCTGCCTGTGTGAGGGGCATGTGGGAGTATTGTGCTcttcacctcacctccctagCCAAACGCTGCCACGCCCTTTCCACCTTCCATCCCGGGTTAATCCCGAGTTTAATTGCCAATACAGGCAGTGGTAGAAAAGATCAAATAAAACGGTCACCAATTGATCAGAGTCGCATTACAGTGGGGACCCGAGCGCAATCCGCGGATCTCCACGCTCCGCCCCGCCTCGCTGCCGCAGGGCCGCTGATTGGCCCACGCCACGTGACGTCACACGCGGGTTTTAAGGCCGAGTGCCCCTGTCAGCTCCGCAGTGCCCGCGCGCTGGAGACCAGCGTGGAGACTAGCGGGGCTGGCCCGGAGGGGAGCGGGGAGAGCGCGGCTGACGGGAGGTAAAGGCGCTCCTCAGGCCGAGACGAGGCGGTCTGGGTACGGGGCCGGGGGAGCTGGAGTCGGCGATCGGAGGAAGGCGGGCAGCGGAGTGTTgcggggcagtggggaggggggtcTCAGTGTAAGGAGGGGCGTGTCAACCGTGGGGTTGTGGAAGGCGAGTGGGAGTGGGCCTTTCTCTCCAATTTCAGCGCCCGCACCTTGATTCTTAATTTCAGGCCACTGCCCCCCAGATGCAGGTTCCCCCGAGGATTCTCTCCTGGGGAGCTGGGGTCGCGGTGCCTGCTGCCATACCACAAGCGCGGAAGCTGACTGTCCCCCATCCAGGCCTCTCTCTCCAACCTCAGTGTCCCAGTGTCCTAGGGGTTTCTCTCAGTCTCATCACCCCTGTCATGGCCCCCAGGGCACGGGGGAGAGCCTCTGTTATACCTGCAGCtgcttaaaaaaacacacacacacacacaacgaaaacaaatttttaaaaaggaattttaaaaagtgggttGCTGATTTAGGACGTGATCAAGAAGTTGTAAATTTCATGTTTGTTATTTAACATCGATCCTCCTGTTTTCTTCCATGACCTTTCCCTGTTCAGATAACCCAGCTGTGATCCCCAAAGCCTGCAATTTCAAGgtctcctccctgcctcttctGTGAGCCCCAAGACCTGCATCTTAGCTAGAGTTCAACATGGGGAACCATTTGACTGAGATGGCGCCCACCACCTCCTTCTTGCCCCACTTCCAGGCCCTGCATGTTGTGGTCATTGGGCTGGACTCAGCTGGAAAGACCTCCCTTCTTTACCGCCTCAAGTTCAAAGAGTTTGTCCAGAGCGTCCCCACCAAAGGCTTCAACACAGAGAAGATCCGGGTGCCCCTGGGGGGGTCCCGTGGCATCACCTTCCAAGTGTGGGATGTCGGGGGGCAGGAGAAGCTTCGACCGCTGTGGCGCTCCTACACACGCCGGACAGATGGCCTGGTGTTTGTGGTGGATGCTGCTGAGGCTGAGCGGCTGGAGGAGGCCAAGGTGGAGCTCCACCGAATCAGCCGGGCCTCGGACAACCAGGGGGTGCCTGTGCTGGTCCTGGCCAACAAGCAGGATCAGCCCGGGGCACTGAGCGCCGCCGAGGTGGAGAAGAGGCTGGCGGT includes:
- the ARL4D gene encoding ADP-ribosylation factor-like protein 4D — its product is MGNHLTEMAPTTSFLPHFQALHVVVIGLDSAGKTSLLYRLKFKEFVQSVPTKGFNTEKIRVPLGGSRGITFQVWDVGGQEKLRPLWRSYTRRTDGLVFVVDAAEAERLEEAKVELHRISRASDNQGVPVLVLANKQDQPGALSAAEVEKRLAVRELATATLTYVQGCSAVDGLGLQPGLERLYEMILKRKKAARAGKKRR